A genomic segment from Pelobates fuscus isolate aPelFus1 chromosome 7, aPelFus1.pri, whole genome shotgun sequence encodes:
- the LOC134569136 gene encoding heat shock protein 30C-like gives MFPISLLQPSHTPLCVYREPALTLWPATRLIFGQLEDDMLSMRNEMERRMQRVNQAYRLLSQDMDMTRRLAQSRQTGDRNSEQDSPKTDKEGKEHFELSLNVSPFSPDELTVKTAGKRLIVTGKHDQKRDTEDGSYFQEYREWKREVELPEDVNPEEVLCSLSEDGQLLIQAPRLALPAAKERPIAITMNRTPVNGEGIPPEPQNSSVSGDPENGLNAS, from the coding sequence ATGTTTCCTATCAGCCTCCTccagccctctcacacacctCTGTGTGTCTACAGAGAGCCTGCACTCACGCTCTGGCCAGCCACACGGCTCATCTTTGGGCAGCTGGAAGATGACATGCTGAGCATGAGGAACGAGATGGAGAGGAGAATGCAACGTGTGAACCAGGCTTATCGGCTCCTCTCTCAGGACATGGACATGACAAGGAGACTAGCACAGAGCAGGCAGACTGGGGACAGAAACAGTGAGCAGGACTCTCCCAAAACTGACAAAGAGGGGAAGGAGCACTTTGAGCTCAGCCTGAATGTGAGTCCCTTCTCTCCCGATGAACTGACTGTGAAAACTGCAGGAAAGAGACTGATTGTGACTGGAAAACATGACCAGAAAAGGGACACCGAGGATGGGAGCTACTTCCAAGAATACAGAGAGTGGAAGAGAGAAGTTGAGCTCCCAGAAGATGTGAATCCTGAGGAAGTGCTGTGTTCCCTGTCTGAAGACGGACAGCTCCTTATTCAGGCTCCTCGTCTGGCACTGCCAGCTGCTAAAGAGAGACCCATCGCCATCACCATGAACCGGACACCAGTAAATGGAGAAGGGATTCCTCCTGAGCCCCAGAACAGCAGTGTGAGCGGAGATCCAGAGAATGGACTAAATGCTTCCTGA
- the LOC134568631 gene encoding heat shock protein 30C-like: MFSISLLQPSHTPLCVCREPALTLWPATRLIFGQLEDDMLSMRKEMERRMQRVNQAYRLLSQDMDMTRRLAQSRQTGDKKSEQDSPKTDKEGKEHFELSLNVSPFSPDELTVKTAGKRLIVTGKHDQKRDTEDGSYFHEYREWKREVELPEDVNPEEVLCSLSGDGQLLIHAPCLALPAAKERPIAITMNRAPVNGEGIPPEPQNSSVSGDPENGLNAS; encoded by the coding sequence ATGTTTTCTATCAGCCTCCTCCAGCCCTCTCACACTCCTCTGTGTGTCTGCAGAGAGCCTGCACTCACGCTCTGGCCAGCCACACGGCTCATCTTTGGGCAGCTGGAAGATGACATGCTGAGCATGAGGAAGGAAATGGAGAGGAGAATGCAACGTGTGAACCAGGCTTATCGGCTCCTCTCTCAGGACATGGACATGACAAGGAGACTAGCACAGAGCAGGCAGACTGGGGACAAAAAGAGTGAGCAGGACTCTCCCAAAACTGACAAAGAGGGGAAGGAGCACTTTGAGCTTAGCCTGAATGTGAGTCCCTTCTCTCCTGATGAACTGACTGTGAAAACTGCAGGAAAGAGACTGATTGTGACTGGAAAACATGACCAGAAAAGGGACACCGAGGATGGGAGCTACTTCCATGAATACAGAGAGTGGAAGAGAGAAGTTGAGCTCCCAGAAGATGTGAATCCTGAGGAAGTGCTGTGTTCCCTGTCTGGAGACGGACAGCTCCTTATTCATGCTCCTTGTCTGGCACTGCCAGCTGCTAAAGAGAGACCCATCGCCATCACCATGAACCGGGCACCAGTAAATGGAGAGGGGATTCCTCCTGAGCCCCAGAACAGCAGTGTGAGCGGAGATCCAGAGAATGGACTAAATGCTTCCTGA